One window from the genome of Hyphomonas neptunium ATCC 15444 encodes:
- a CDS encoding AraC family transcriptional regulator — protein sequence MPTVSSAYLSNYVETCIALGAPAAQMYALVPGGRAALDQPDERFAGDVVVRVLDAAAEMTGHDTVGLRVGMQFRPASFLDVGYALSSAGTIKQALEINAHYQALTQEVVRTSLEISGGFARIRCAPALPGVEEMRRVMEAVYAGYATIGFWLLRDHGSPIEAMQFRHRDPGPGSREVYETLFGKGVKFGAREDMMVFRADLVVRPLPGENRELVRLLTQRLDKRLAALHEGVGLPEKVRNCLHSQMGRVPPSMAGTAQLLGFSERTLRRRLAEEGVNFAQLLQGARKEAAEIYVREGKLTLTEIAHATGYSDQSAFVRAFRGWHGVSPGAYRREVRAG from the coding sequence GTGCCGACTGTATCTTCGGCCTATCTGTCCAATTACGTTGAAACCTGCATCGCATTGGGGGCGCCAGCGGCGCAGATGTACGCGCTGGTGCCAGGCGGGCGGGCCGCGCTGGACCAGCCCGACGAGCGGTTTGCAGGGGACGTTGTGGTGCGGGTGCTGGACGCGGCCGCCGAGATGACGGGCCATGACACGGTCGGGCTGCGGGTGGGTATGCAGTTCCGGCCGGCGAGTTTTCTGGATGTCGGCTACGCGCTGTCTTCGGCCGGTACGATCAAGCAGGCGCTGGAGATCAACGCCCATTATCAGGCGCTGACGCAGGAGGTTGTGCGCACGAGCCTGGAGATCAGCGGCGGGTTTGCCCGCATTCGCTGCGCGCCGGCGCTGCCGGGGGTGGAGGAGATGCGGCGGGTGATGGAGGCGGTGTATGCCGGGTATGCGACCATCGGGTTCTGGCTGTTGCGCGATCATGGCAGCCCGATTGAGGCGATGCAGTTCCGCCACCGTGACCCTGGGCCGGGTAGCCGGGAAGTGTATGAAACGCTGTTCGGCAAGGGCGTGAAGTTTGGGGCGCGCGAGGACATGATGGTGTTCCGCGCCGACCTGGTGGTGCGTCCTTTGCCGGGGGAGAACCGGGAGCTGGTGCGCCTGCTGACGCAGCGGCTGGATAAGCGGCTGGCGGCGCTGCACGAGGGGGTGGGCCTGCCGGAGAAGGTGCGCAACTGCCTGCACAGCCAGATGGGCCGGGTGCCTCCAAGCATGGCAGGAACGGCGCAGCTGCTGGGCTTTTCGGAGCGCACATTGCGCCGGAGGCTGGCCGAAGAGGGGGTGAACTTTGCCCAGCTGTTGCAGGGGGCGCGGAAGGAAGCGGCGGAGATTTATGTGCGCGAGGGAAAGCTGACGCTGACCGAGATTGCGCATGCGACGGGGTATAGCGATCAGAGCGCGTTTGTGCGGGCGTTCCGGGGTTGGCACGGGGTGTCGCCGGGGGCGTACCGGCGCGAGGTCAGGGCCGGTTAA
- a CDS encoding GNAT family N-acetyltransferase, with the protein MTEPLIRPATQADIGALTALEASFPEEDRFDRRTWRRLLAGHASVLVCEAPRDGLLAAAVMLYRKGARVARLYSITVAPEARGMGLARALMAACEADATERGARAVRLEVRASNSSATRLYEAGGYRVIATLESYYPDGEAALRMEKYLDAPSNGAP; encoded by the coding sequence TTGACTGAGCCGCTGATCCGGCCCGCCACGCAGGCTGACATCGGCGCGCTCACCGCCCTGGAAGCCAGCTTCCCCGAAGAAGACCGCTTCGACCGGCGCACCTGGCGCCGCCTCCTCGCCGGCCATGCCAGCGTCCTTGTCTGCGAGGCGCCCCGCGATGGCCTCCTCGCCGCCGCCGTCATGCTCTACCGCAAGGGCGCGCGCGTCGCCCGCCTTTACTCCATCACCGTCGCGCCAGAGGCCCGTGGCATGGGGCTAGCCCGCGCGCTGATGGCCGCGTGTGAAGCAGATGCAACAGAACGCGGCGCCCGCGCCGTCCGCCTGGAAGTGCGCGCCTCAAATAGTTCAGCCACCCGGCTTTACGAGGCAGGCGGTTATCGCGTAATTGCGACCCTTGAGTCCTACTATCCGGACGGAGAAGCGGCGCTGCGGATGGAGAAGTATCTCGATGCGCCCTCTAATGGAGCCCCATGA
- the gltX gene encoding glutamate--tRNA ligase — protein MTHPVVRFAPSPTGRLHVGNVRTALINWMFSRGQQGKFILRIDDTDLERSTAEHEEALKVDLTWLGLTWDDSFSQSHRFANYDAAADKLRALHLLYPCYETAEELDVKRKIAQTRGRPPVYDRAALSLTAQDRADLEAKGRKPHWRFKLSGERVEWNDLVRGPQSIDTASVSDPILIREDGSYLYTLPSVVDDIEAGITHVVRGEDHVTNSGAQIEIFMALGGKAPEMAHTPLLIGADGAALSKRIGSLSMGELRARGYEPMAICSHLAKLGTSDNIEARATLEQLCEEFSFSKIGRAPARFDDNDLNALNAALVHAMPFEAVRERLITLDARAASEPFWLAVRENCTFVADAISWVDMVYGSPAPLVAEEDREFISGAAMYLPEGELTTESWSAWTNALKAATGRKGRGLFMPLRKALTGAEHGPEMSAVLPLIGREKVLQRLS, from the coding sequence ATGACCCATCCTGTTGTTCGCTTTGCGCCCTCGCCCACTGGCCGGCTTCATGTCGGCAATGTGCGTACCGCCCTGATTAACTGGATGTTTTCACGCGGGCAGCAGGGTAAATTCATACTGCGCATCGATGACACGGACCTTGAACGCTCCACCGCCGAGCATGAGGAGGCCCTGAAAGTCGACCTCACCTGGCTCGGATTGACCTGGGATGACAGCTTCAGCCAGTCGCACCGTTTCGCAAACTATGACGCCGCGGCCGACAAGCTGCGCGCCCTGCACCTGCTCTACCCCTGCTACGAGACGGCCGAGGAACTCGACGTCAAACGCAAGATCGCCCAGACGCGCGGCCGCCCCCCGGTGTATGACCGCGCCGCTCTCAGCCTTACGGCGCAGGACCGCGCTGATCTTGAAGCCAAAGGGCGCAAGCCTCACTGGCGCTTCAAATTGTCAGGCGAGCGGGTCGAATGGAACGATCTTGTGCGCGGGCCCCAGAGCATCGACACGGCATCGGTCTCAGACCCGATCCTCATCCGCGAAGATGGCAGCTATCTCTATACGCTCCCCTCGGTCGTCGATGACATAGAGGCGGGCATCACGCATGTCGTGCGCGGCGAAGACCATGTGACGAACTCCGGCGCGCAGATCGAGATCTTCATGGCGCTCGGTGGCAAGGCGCCAGAGATGGCGCACACGCCGTTGCTGATCGGCGCGGATGGCGCAGCGCTCTCCAAGCGCATCGGGTCGCTCTCGATGGGCGAGCTGCGCGCACGCGGTTATGAGCCGATGGCCATCTGCAGCCATCTCGCCAAGCTCGGCACGTCCGACAATATCGAGGCGCGCGCCACGCTGGAGCAGCTGTGCGAAGAGTTTTCCTTCTCCAAAATTGGCCGCGCGCCCGCCCGCTTTGATGACAATGACCTCAACGCCCTCAATGCCGCGCTGGTACATGCCATGCCGTTTGAGGCTGTCCGTGAACGGCTGATCACGCTGGATGCGCGCGCAGCCTCCGAGCCGTTCTGGCTGGCCGTGCGCGAGAACTGCACCTTCGTGGCCGATGCGATCTCCTGGGTGGATATGGTCTATGGATCACCCGCCCCCTTAGTCGCCGAGGAAGACCGTGAGTTCATCTCGGGCGCGGCTATGTACCTTCCGGAAGGCGAACTGACCACCGAGAGCTGGAGCGCGTGGACCAATGCCCTGAAAGCCGCCACGGGCCGCAAGGGCCGGGGCCTGTTCATGCCCCTGCGCAAGGCCCTCACCGGCGCCGAGCACGGCCCGGAAATGAGCGCCGTGCTGCCCCTCATCGGCCGCGAGAAAGTGCTGCAGCGTCTCAGCTGA
- a CDS encoding long-chain-acyl-CoA synthetase encodes MNLFAKLGREYRLFQDILLVKKWTGDISPDSDHLVADDYEQAVDKFSANVAFRFEGKSTTYSEFDETASRFANWALAQGLKAGDCIALFMENRPEYVAAWAGFAKIGVVTALINHNLENDALAHCVNISEAKLIVTGADQDAAITGAAGLFKDAPKVWSLGGAVGEDLGGALAGASSARPDRSHRAGLLGKDLCLYVYTSGTTGLPKAARLTQARTQGMMKSFIAPCRITPKDRVYITLPLYHGTGGLCGVGQALMTGATIILRRKFSASAFWDDATDEGATAIVYIGELCRYLVNSPPHPKERAHHIRTGFGNGLRPEVWEEFLERFNIPHLAEFYGSTEGNVSFINFDGKPGAIGRIPGWLKSQFAHVGFVKFDIETEQPVRGPDGFCIPAADDEPGEAIGKIGDDVRQRFEGYNDQKATEKKLLRDVFEKGDLWFRTGDLLKKDKAGYIYFVDRIGDTYRWKGENVSTNEVGEALSKIDGIATANVYGVPVPGTDGKAGMAAVTLDGAVDMPGVYKRLAALLPSYSVPIFIRVQPEAETTGTFKYRKVELVAEGFDPSKVEGDAVWMYDPAEGGYAPVTPARYEKLLAGGFKF; translated from the coding sequence ATGAACCTTTTTGCCAAACTTGGCCGCGAATACCGGCTGTTTCAGGATATTCTGCTCGTCAAGAAATGGACGGGGGACATTTCCCCGGACTCTGACCATCTGGTGGCGGATGATTACGAACAGGCGGTGGACAAGTTTTCCGCCAATGTCGCGTTCCGCTTCGAGGGCAAATCGACCACCTATTCGGAGTTTGACGAAACGGCGAGCCGGTTTGCCAACTGGGCGCTGGCGCAGGGCCTGAAGGCGGGCGACTGTATCGCGCTGTTCATGGAAAACCGCCCGGAATATGTGGCGGCCTGGGCGGGCTTTGCGAAGATCGGTGTCGTCACGGCGCTGATCAATCACAATCTTGAAAACGACGCGCTGGCCCATTGCGTGAATATTTCCGAGGCCAAGCTGATCGTGACGGGGGCGGACCAGGACGCGGCGATCACCGGGGCGGCGGGACTCTTCAAGGACGCGCCGAAGGTGTGGTCTCTGGGCGGGGCTGTGGGTGAAGACCTTGGCGGGGCGCTGGCGGGGGCGTCGTCTGCGCGGCCGGACCGGTCGCACCGGGCCGGGCTGCTGGGTAAGGATCTCTGCCTTTATGTTTATACCTCCGGCACGACCGGCTTGCCCAAGGCCGCGCGCCTGACGCAGGCCCGCACGCAGGGCATGATGAAAAGCTTCATTGCGCCGTGCCGCATCACGCCGAAGGACCGGGTTTATATCACCCTGCCGCTGTATCATGGCACGGGCGGACTTTGCGGGGTTGGCCAGGCGCTGATGACGGGCGCAACGATTATCCTGAGACGGAAGTTTTCTGCGAGCGCCTTCTGGGACGACGCGACGGACGAGGGCGCGACCGCCATCGTTTATATCGGGGAACTTTGCCGCTACCTCGTGAACTCGCCGCCCCACCCGAAGGAGCGCGCGCACCATATCCGCACTGGCTTTGGCAATGGCCTGCGCCCGGAAGTGTGGGAAGAGTTTCTCGAGCGGTTCAACATTCCCCATCTCGCAGAGTTTTACGGCTCGACGGAAGGCAATGTCAGCTTCATCAATTTTGACGGCAAGCCCGGCGCTATCGGGCGTATTCCGGGCTGGCTGAAAAGCCAGTTTGCGCATGTCGGCTTTGTGAAATTCGACATCGAGACGGAGCAGCCTGTGCGAGGGCCGGATGGTTTCTGTATTCCGGCGGCGGATGATGAGCCGGGCGAAGCGATTGGCAAGATCGGCGACGATGTGCGCCAGCGCTTTGAAGGCTATAACGACCAGAAGGCGACCGAGAAGAAGCTGCTGCGCGATGTGTTCGAGAAAGGCGATCTCTGGTTCCGCACCGGGGACCTGCTGAAGAAGGACAAGGCCGGCTATATCTATTTCGTGGACCGGATCGGCGATACCTATCGCTGGAAGGGCGAGAATGTCTCGACCAATGAAGTGGGCGAGGCCTTGTCGAAGATTGACGGTATCGCCACGGCCAACGTCTATGGCGTGCCTGTTCCGGGAACGGACGGCAAGGCCGGTATGGCGGCGGTGACGCTCGACGGGGCAGTGGATATGCCGGGCGTTTACAAGCGCCTTGCCGCGCTGCTGCCGTCTTATTCGGTGCCGATCTTCATTCGTGTGCAGCCGGAAGCGGAAACGACCGGCACGTTCAAGTATCGCAAAGTGGAGCTGGTGGCCGAGGGATTTGATCCGTCCAAGGTCGAAGGCGACGCTGTGTGGATGTATGATCCCGCTGAGGGCGGCTATGCGCCGGTGACGCCAGCGCGGTATGAGAAGCTGCTGGCGGGTGGGTTTAAGTTTTAA
- a CDS encoding putative lipoprotein: MRFGWILSAALFVAACGQGGAPDQSGAEGVPGAETAAAGAAGDVVAEAPPTDYAALSGYDDNWFLSPGWPGEYPPGFAVLDADVRVPARARPNPTDPQDITCHLPQYANYQLWNNIRNEADDLDYFVATKKLPVTVLEDTEVEFVGEAGIEKLPLKAGEQLTYLRYIGEGFTVMSFNGREFDINEGELREITDIGALENEEDLWVRVNCLGGKQAWLLFDEVVQEAGVYPSPITGYGDAHDILPEEVETVREMMAIDSFGLDPTASTIEPPTVE, from the coding sequence ATGCGATTCGGCTGGATTCTCTCGGCGGCTCTTTTTGTAGCGGCCTGTGGTCAGGGCGGGGCCCCTGATCAATCGGGCGCCGAGGGCGTGCCTGGCGCCGAAACGGCGGCTGCTGGCGCTGCGGGCGACGTGGTCGCAGAAGCGCCCCCCACAGATTACGCGGCCCTCTCAGGCTATGACGATAACTGGTTCCTCAGCCCCGGCTGGCCCGGCGAATATCCCCCCGGCTTTGCCGTGCTGGACGCAGATGTGCGCGTGCCAGCACGGGCCCGGCCCAACCCGACCGACCCGCAGGACATCACCTGTCACCTGCCGCAATACGCCAATTACCAGCTGTGGAATAACATTCGCAACGAGGCCGACGATCTCGATTATTTCGTTGCCACCAAGAAGCTTCCGGTCACCGTTCTGGAGGACACCGAGGTGGAGTTTGTGGGCGAGGCCGGCATCGAGAAGCTGCCTCTGAAGGCCGGCGAACAGCTGACCTATCTGCGCTATATCGGCGAAGGCTTCACGGTGATGAGCTTCAATGGCCGCGAGTTTGACATCAACGAAGGCGAGCTGCGCGAGATTACCGACATCGGCGCGCTGGAGAATGAAGAGGATCTGTGGGTCCGCGTGAACTGTCTCGGCGGCAAGCAGGCCTGGCTCCTGTTTGATGAAGTCGTGCAGGAAGCGGGCGTCTATCCCTCGCCGATCACAGGCTATGGCGACGCGCATGATATTCTGCCCGAAGAGGTCGAGACGGTGCGCGAAATGATGGCGATCGATTCTTTCGGGCTGGACCCGACCGCGTCGACCATCGAGCCGCCAACGGTAGAATAA
- a CDS encoding IS110-like element ISHne3 family transposase: MSERFVGIDVSKETLDVHVLPEGRAFAVARTPAGIDSLLAALSELGADLVVLEATGGLERVVTAALAGAQIPVVAVNPRQIRDFARATGQLAKTDAIDAAVIARFGQAIRPAPRALPDAAAQQLAELVTRRRQVIDMAVAERNRRRLVTARPALRSIDRVLKVLEAQLADIDREIGDRIHASPAWREAEDLLKSVPGVGDQTARTLIAALPELGTLGRRQIAALAGLAPFNRDSGQWRGRRSITGGRADVRSVLYMAALAGIRFNPALKACYQRLRTAGKPAKVALVAVMRKLLTILNAILRDKSPWQTQNA; this comes from the coding sequence ATGAGCGAGAGATTTGTTGGAATTGATGTGTCGAAGGAGACATTGGACGTCCATGTATTGCCGGAGGGGCGTGCCTTTGCCGTCGCGCGCACTCCAGCGGGGATAGACAGCCTTCTGGCCGCGTTGTCGGAGCTGGGCGCGGACCTGGTGGTGCTGGAGGCCACCGGCGGGCTGGAACGGGTGGTCACCGCCGCCCTGGCCGGGGCGCAGATCCCGGTTGTTGCGGTCAATCCCCGTCAGATCCGGGACTTTGCCCGCGCCACCGGGCAGCTAGCCAAGACGGATGCGATCGATGCGGCGGTAATCGCCCGGTTCGGACAGGCGATCCGGCCGGCCCCGCGAGCCCTTCCGGACGCCGCGGCCCAACAGTTGGCAGAGCTGGTCACCCGGCGGCGGCAGGTCATCGACATGGCGGTGGCCGAACGCAACCGCCGCCGCCTGGTGACGGCCAGGCCGGCCCTGCGCAGCATCGACCGGGTGCTGAAGGTTCTGGAAGCCCAGCTGGCAGACATCGACAGGGAGATCGGGGACCGCATCCATGCCAGCCCGGCCTGGCGGGAGGCAGAGGACCTGCTCAAATCCGTACCCGGCGTTGGCGACCAGACGGCCCGCACCCTGATTGCGGCCCTCCCGGAACTAGGCACCCTTGGCCGCCGTCAGATCGCGGCCCTCGCGGGGCTTGCCCCCTTCAACCGCGACAGTGGCCAGTGGCGCGGCCGCCGCTCCATAACCGGCGGCCGCGCCGATGTGCGCAGCGTCCTCTACATGGCTGCCCTGGCCGGCATCAGGTTCAACCCAGCCCTGAAAGCCTGCTACCAGCGCCTCCGGACCGCCGGAAAACCCGCCAAGGTCGCCCTCGTGGCCGTCATGCGAAAACTTCTCACAATCCTCAACGCAATCCTCAGAGACAAATCCCCATGGCAAACACAAAACGCTTGA
- a CDS encoding NAD+ synthase codes for MSNNLRILAAQLNPVVGDIKGNLALAREAYGEARAKGAHLLVLSEHFLLGYPAEDLVLKPSAVEQSMDAVRALAQETKDGPAILIGTPWSEEGRLYNSACFLGGGLIKARYDKRELPNYGVFDEKRHYTPGEGPPLVVELHGVRVGVAICEDIWLERVPRATHAAGAELLIVPNASPWRRAIQAERANAFDRWADLKLPYLFVNQMGGQDELVFDGASFATNGTHGERCGLVGQFETGTALVEFDPSTKQFSGLGQSCAADLEGWPAEYRAAMQGLGDYVRKNRFPGVVLGMSGGIDSAITAAIAADALGPDKVWCVMMPSKYTSNDSLEDAKACAQALGCRYDTINIHPGVEALDTMLGDVFAGKKADITEENIQSRLRAVTLMALSNKFGQMVVTTGNKSEMAVGYATLYGDMCGGYNALKDFYKTEVFELSKWRNAVHPKDALAPAGEVIPERIITKPPSAELREDQKDEDSLPPYEVLDDILRGLVDLEEDVDDILARGHDAATVRRIEHLVYIAEYKRRQAPPGVKVGGKNFGRDRRYPITNRFRDD; via the coding sequence ATGAGCAATAATCTTCGCATTCTGGCGGCCCAGCTGAACCCCGTTGTGGGCGACATCAAAGGCAATCTGGCGCTTGCGCGGGAGGCCTATGGCGAGGCCCGCGCCAAGGGTGCCCATCTTCTCGTGCTGAGCGAGCATTTCCTGCTGGGCTACCCGGCCGAGGACCTCGTGCTGAAACCGTCGGCGGTCGAGCAGTCGATGGACGCCGTGCGCGCGCTGGCACAGGAAACAAAGGATGGCCCGGCCATTCTCATCGGTACACCCTGGTCTGAAGAGGGCCGGCTCTACAACTCCGCCTGCTTCCTCGGCGGCGGCCTGATCAAGGCGCGCTACGACAAACGCGAACTGCCCAATTACGGCGTGTTCGACGAGAAGCGCCACTACACGCCCGGCGAAGGCCCGCCTCTGGTGGTGGAGCTGCACGGCGTGCGCGTCGGCGTGGCAATCTGTGAGGACATCTGGCTGGAGCGCGTGCCCCGCGCCACCCATGCAGCCGGCGCCGAGCTGCTGATCGTGCCCAACGCCTCGCCCTGGCGCCGTGCCATCCAGGCCGAACGCGCCAACGCCTTCGACCGCTGGGCCGACCTGAAACTGCCCTACCTGTTCGTCAACCAGATGGGCGGGCAGGACGAGCTCGTTTTCGATGGCGCCTCCTTTGCCACCAACGGAACGCATGGCGAGCGCTGCGGCCTCGTCGGCCAGTTCGAGACCGGCACAGCGCTCGTCGAATTTGATCCGTCCACGAAGCAATTCTCCGGTCTCGGCCAGAGCTGCGCGGCAGACCTTGAAGGCTGGCCCGCCGAATATCGCGCCGCCATGCAGGGGCTGGGCGATTATGTGCGCAAGAACCGCTTCCCCGGCGTCGTGCTTGGCATGTCGGGCGGCATCGACAGCGCCATCACCGCCGCCATCGCCGCCGATGCTCTGGGCCCGGACAAGGTCTGGTGCGTGATGATGCCATCGAAATATACCAGCAATGACAGCCTCGAAGACGCCAAAGCCTGCGCGCAGGCGCTCGGCTGCCGCTATGACACGATCAATATCCATCCGGGCGTCGAGGCGCTGGACACGATGCTGGGCGACGTCTTTGCGGGCAAGAAGGCAGACATCACCGAAGAGAACATCCAGTCCCGCCTGCGCGCGGTCACCCTGATGGCGCTGTCCAACAAGTTCGGCCAGATGGTCGTCACCACCGGCAACAAGAGCGAGATGGCCGTTGGCTACGCCACGCTCTATGGCGACATGTGCGGAGGCTACAACGCGCTGAAGGATTTCTACAAGACCGAAGTGTTCGAGCTGTCGAAATGGCGCAATGCGGTGCACCCCAAAGACGCGCTCGCGCCCGCCGGTGAAGTGATCCCGGAACGGATCATCACCAAACCGCCCTCGGCCGAACTGCGCGAAGACCAGAAGGACGAGGATTCCCTGCCGCCCTATGAAGTGCTGGACGACATCCTGCGCGGGCTGGTGGACCTGGAAGAAGACGTGGACGACATTCTCGCGCGCGGCCATGACGCGGCCACCGTGCGGCGGATTGAACATCTCGTCTACATCGCCGAATACAAGCGCCGCCAAGCTCCGCCGGGCGTGAAAGTCGGCGGCAAGAATTTCGGCCGCGACCGGCGCTATCCGATCACCAACCGCTTCCGGGACGATTGA
- a CDS encoding RimK family protein, translating into MTDWVVLVESASDISQAETPHKVLRISDYISKPALFTGRRPYILNLARSYSYQSEGYYASLLAEARGHRISPSVQTMVELSKKTLYNHALPDLGETLQEALAKGAPKVETLFVAFSRTELPAYERLAREAMDWFRTPALEIEFDEEAPHGIGRIRAVPPHKLKDQRRQFFLDSMEAYTKGRVKNEKTRTPAKWALAVLVDPNEKTAPSKPASLKRLADVAEKMGVEVELIDPTDLPSLAEFDALFIRATTSIDNFTYRFARRAEQEGMPVIDDTHSMIRCTNKVYLKEILEKAGLPIPRTEIVDEKTDLSGLFDRLGSPVILKTPDGSFGINMVKAQSLDELKTGAKKMFEDTALIIAQEFRPTKFDWRIGVLNGEPLYACQYRMARGHWQTVKYGEGGKSTEGGFTTMPVEDAPPEVVNVAVRAASLIGDGLYGVDLKETEEGVIIIEINDNPSIDHDVEGAVLKDEIWRRIISWFSTRLERRMGRAG; encoded by the coding sequence ATGACAGATTGGGTCGTGCTTGTTGAATCGGCAAGCGACATCTCTCAAGCCGAGACGCCGCACAAGGTTCTGCGTATTTCAGACTATATCTCAAAGCCTGCGCTGTTCACCGGCCGCAGGCCCTACATCCTCAATCTTGCGCGCTCCTATTCCTACCAGTCGGAAGGCTATTACGCCTCCCTCTTGGCTGAGGCGCGCGGCCACCGGATCAGCCCCAGCGTCCAGACGATGGTCGAGCTCTCAAAGAAGACGCTCTACAACCACGCCCTGCCAGATCTCGGCGAAACCCTGCAGGAAGCCCTCGCCAAGGGCGCCCCGAAGGTCGAGACCCTGTTCGTCGCCTTCTCGCGCACCGAACTCCCAGCCTATGAACGCCTCGCCCGCGAAGCCATGGACTGGTTCCGCACCCCCGCCCTCGAAATCGAGTTCGACGAGGAAGCCCCCCACGGCATCGGCCGCATCCGCGCCGTCCCGCCCCACAAGCTGAAAGACCAGCGCCGCCAATTCTTCCTGGACTCGATGGAGGCCTACACCAAAGGCCGCGTCAAAAACGAGAAGACCCGCACCCCCGCCAAATGGGCCCTCGCCGTGCTGGTCGACCCCAATGAGAAGACCGCGCCGTCAAAGCCCGCCTCCCTCAAACGCCTGGCCGATGTCGCTGAAAAGATGGGCGTCGAGGTCGAGCTGATCGACCCGACCGACCTGCCATCGCTCGCCGAATTCGACGCCCTCTTCATTCGCGCCACCACCTCGATCGACAATTTCACCTACCGCTTCGCCCGCCGCGCCGAGCAGGAAGGCATGCCCGTCATCGACGACACCCATTCGATGATCCGCTGCACCAACAAGGTCTATCTCAAAGAGATTCTAGAGAAGGCCGGCCTGCCCATTCCGCGTACGGAAATTGTGGACGAGAAGACAGACCTCTCCGGCCTGTTTGACCGCCTCGGCAGCCCGGTCATCCTGAAGACCCCCGATGGCAGCTTCGGCATCAATATGGTCAAGGCCCAGTCGCTCGACGAGCTGAAAACCGGCGCCAAGAAAATGTTCGAGGACACCGCCCTCATTATCGCCCAGGAATTCCGCCCCACGAAATTCGACTGGCGCATCGGCGTCCTGAATGGCGAGCCCCTCTACGCCTGCCAATACCGCATGGCCCGCGGCCACTGGCAGACGGTGAAATATGGTGAGGGTGGCAAATCCACCGAAGGCGGCTTCACCACCATGCCGGTGGAAGACGCGCCGCCTGAAGTCGTCAACGTCGCCGTCCGCGCCGCCAGCCTCATCGGCGACGGCCTCTATGGCGTAGACCTCAAAGAAACCGAAGAGGGCGTCATCATCATCGAAATCAACGACAACCCGTCGATTGACCATGATGTCGAAGGCGCCGTCCTGAAAGATGAAATCTGGAGACGGATCATCTCCTGGTTCTCCACGCGCCTAGAGCGCCGCATGGGCCGCGCGGGCTGA
- a CDS encoding ETC complex I subunit, which yields MEARIYRPAKSAMQSGRGNTKEWTLELVNPDAHRRPDPLMGWTSIDDTSGQIRLQFDTREQAIAYAEREGLNFRVEEPRERKRLVKSYAENFSADRKQPWTH from the coding sequence ATGGAAGCGCGGATCTATCGGCCAGCTAAAAGCGCCATGCAGTCCGGACGTGGCAACACGAAGGAATGGACGCTGGAACTGGTAAACCCGGACGCGCACCGCAGACCCGACCCCCTGATGGGCTGGACCAGCATCGACGACACGTCGGGCCAGATCCGGCTCCAGTTCGACACCCGCGAACAGGCCATCGCCTATGCTGAGCGCGAAGGCCTGAATTTCCGGGTCGAGGAACCCCGCGAGCGCAAGCGCCTCGTGAAATCCTACGCCGAGAACTTTTCGGCCGACCGCAAACAGCCATGGACTCACTGA
- a CDS encoding acyl-CoA thioesterase yields the protein MAKDPVGDLLTLLDLERLELDLFRGQSPDEEESQRVFGGQVIAQSLVAAYRTVPDDRLCHSLHCYFIRPGDPSVPIIYQVDHSRDGGSFTTRRVVAIQHGKQIFNLAASFHVVEDSWHHQHEMPEVDPPESVGDRIEWRRKFAEQVPERHRGHFLRDRPVEMREIDPLDPLKPAKASDQQNLWFRVARPIDEAPWLHHCLMAYASDMALLGTGNRPHGISWMTGELMSASLDHAMWFHAPTKFDEWHLYSMDSPYAGGARSFNRGSIYDSTGRLVASVAQEGLMRRVERKPRKS from the coding sequence ATGGCGAAGGACCCGGTTGGAGATCTCCTCACCTTGCTCGATCTCGAGCGCCTCGAACTCGACCTTTTCCGCGGCCAGAGCCCGGACGAGGAAGAGAGCCAGCGCGTCTTCGGCGGCCAGGTCATCGCCCAGTCGCTGGTCGCCGCCTACCGCACAGTGCCCGATGACCGTCTCTGCCACTCGCTGCATTGCTATTTCATCCGCCCGGGCGATCCATCCGTGCCGATCATCTATCAGGTCGACCATTCCCGCGATGGCGGCTCCTTCACCACCCGCCGCGTCGTCGCCATCCAGCATGGCAAGCAGATCTTCAACCTCGCCGCCTCCTTCCATGTCGTCGAAGACAGCTGGCACCACCAGCACGAGATGCCCGAAGTCGACCCGCCCGAATCGGTGGGCGACCGGATCGAATGGCGCCGCAAATTCGCCGAGCAGGTGCCAGAGCGTCATCGCGGCCACTTCCTGCGCGACCGCCCAGTGGAAATGCGCGAGATCGACCCGCTCGATCCCCTCAAGCCCGCCAAGGCCAGCGACCAGCAGAACCTCTGGTTCCGCGTCGCCCGCCCCATCGATGAAGCGCCCTGGCTCCACCATTGCCTGATGGCTTATGCGTCCGACATGGCCTTGCTCGGCACCGGCAACCGCCCCCACGGCATCTCCTGGATGACCGGCGAGTTGATGTCCGCCAGCCTCGACCACGCCATGTGGTTCCACGCGCCCACCAAGTTCGATGAGTGGCACCTCTATTCGATGGACAGCCCCTATGCCGGCGGCGCGCGCAGCTTCAACCGTGGCTCGATCTATGACTCGACCGGCCGCCTGGTTGCCTCCGTTGCCCAGGAAGGCCTGATGCGCCGCGTGGAGCGCAAACCGCGCAAAAGCTGA